Sequence from the Penaeus vannamei isolate JL-2024 unplaced genomic scaffold, ASM4276789v1 unanchor80, whole genome shotgun sequence genome:
tagaagaaaagacggAGCTAGGACGCAAtggatgataataagtgataacgaCAGAATAAGTAAAACCACCaattaaagagaaggagaaacagagggaaaaaaacactaaaacacaaaaaacagaagaaaagacaggAGCTAGGACGCAATGGATGATAATAAGTGGCGAACGGAGTAAGTAAAACCACcagtaaaagagaaggagaaacagaaggaaaaaaaaaaacaccaaaagacaagaaaacagaagaaaagacaggAGCTAGGACGCAATGGATGATAATAAGTGGCGAACGGAGTAAGTTTACGAGAAATAAACTGCAGGAGCGTTTGTCTCGAGGCTCAGATGCTTAAGCCGCCGAGCCGCCCGACCTTATGTGCTGCTGTCAACTTTGTCATCTAAACGGTTTCTATTTCACTTATTACTtatgttttgatgttgttgtttttgttgttttttttcgtttgatgttttgtttatttattttgggggTTATTTTGGAGGTAGGATGAATGAGTAGGATTTATGGTAAAAAATATTTACGAACATAGATGCTAAcgatatacacatagacaaacactaacagacaaacacacacacactcacagacaaacacacagacaaagacacacacacacacagacaaatacatacacacacacacacacacacacacacacacacacacacacacagacaaacacacacacagacaaacacacacacacatgtatatatatatatatatatatatatatatatatatatatatatatatatatatatatatatatatatatatatatatatatatatatatatatatatatatatatatatatatatatatatatatatatatatatatatatatatatatatatatatatatatatatatatacacatatcaccaccatcattatcaacatcctcatcatcatcaccaataaaaccatcaccaccaacaccccttccttccttcctctccctcctttcaatccttaacacccccctccttcctccctcactcatcctAAAAAGAACGGCCCCGACCGCCTACTTCCGTCTGCCCGGATTCGAGTTATGCGAACGATGATGCTAAGATCCGACCTCCACGAGATGAATTATTCAATCTGCATACCAATGGCCTCTCCTGCTGCAGCGGCCGTGATCGCCTTCTCAGAACACACTCGATTACggggacttttttttctctctctctctctttctctgtctgtctctgtctgtctgtctctgtctgtctgtctgtctgtctgtctctctctctgtctgtctgtctctctctctctctctctctctctctctctctctctctctctctctctctctctctctctctctgtctgtctgtctgtctctctctctctctctctctctctctctctttctctctctttctctctctttctctttttcctttctttcactttttttatactagagaggagggtgggaagtagggagggaaagagggaaggagggaggagggagggagggaaagagggaaggagggagagagggagagaggagaggagggaaggagcgaaggagggagagaggaggggagggaaagagggagggaggagggagggggaggggggagggggagggagggagggggatggagggagggagggagggagtgagagggagggagggagggagtgagagagagggagggagaggtagggatggagggagagcgatagatagatagatatatagatagatagatagatagataaatagatagatagatagatagagagagagagagagagagagagagagagagagagagagaaagagagacagacagagacagagagagggagagagaaagaaagagagagagaggggggggggactgagagagaatttgagagaatgagagagaatgagagagtgagagagagaaagagatagatagatagatagaagagagagagagagggagagagagagagagagagagagagagagagagagagagagagagagagagagagagagagagagagagagagagagagagagagagagagagagagaggaggggggggagggagacagagacaaagagagaaagagagagatgaagaggaagagaaagacagagagataaacagaaagaaagaaagaaagggagagagagacaaccaagaACCTAAAaatcgaataataaaaaaaaaaaaactctctttctactctccatTCACAAAACAGatccatttcattttcatttccttcgcCTCGACCCCCTCATTCATAAAGAAAAATCTACTCTATTTATTTCCCTTCCGAGTATTTTCCAATATTCATACTAAgagcaataatttttttttttttttttttggggggggggcatcttGACGTCAATCTAGGATAGAGTGACGTAGGTCGAAGCTCTCTAATTTGACTTCATGACATCAAGGGAAGAGGTTAAGGGAAAGATGGTAGGGAAGATGGTAGGGAAGATGGTAGGGaagatggtagtgaagatggtaGGGAAGATGGTAGGGAAGATGGTAAGGAAGATGGTAGGGAAGATGGTAGGGAAGATGGTAGTGAGGATGGTAGTGAGgatggtagtgaagatggtagtgaagatggtaggggagatggtagtgaagatggtagtgaagatggtaggggagatggtagtgaagatggtaGGGGAGATGGTAGTGAAAATGGTAGGGAAGATGGTAGGGaagatggtagtgaagatggtagtgaagatggtagggaagatggtagggaagatggtagggaagatggtagtgaagatggtagggaagatggtagtgaagatggcagtgaagatggtagtgaagatggtagtgaagatggtagtgaagatggtagggaagatggtagggaagatggtagtgaagatggtagggaagatggtagtgaagatggtagggaagatggtagtgaagatggtagggaagatggtagtgaagatggtagggaagatggtagtgaagatggtagggaagatggtagtgaagatggtagggaagatggtagtgaagatggtagggaagatggtagtgaagatggtagtgaagacggtagggaagatggtagggaagatggtagggaagatggtagggaagatggtagggaaaatggtagggaagatggtagtgaagatggtagggaagatggtagtgaagatggtagtgaagatggtagtgaagatggtagtgaagatggtagtgaagatggtagggaagatggtagtgaagatggtagtgaagatggtagggaagatggtagggaagatggtagtgaagatggtagggaagatggtagtgaagatggtagggaagatggtagggaagatggtagtgaggatggtagtgaagatggtagggaagatggtagtgaagatggtagtgaaaatggtagggaagatggtaggaaacttttttttaattaattaattagtggAGACGTctaggaaatttttttttttattggttattgtttttaaagaaatatattgtCTCTTATATTTTATGGAAGTGTATTGGgttgaagaaagaaatatatatctttttttatttattttttatcgattatcgtttttaaagaaatattttgCGTCTCATATATTTTGAATTTCTTTAAAGTTGTTAAGCTttacgaactttttttttctctctctctcagttttaaaATATCTTAACATCTTGAATTCTGAATGTCTTTGAAGTTGTTAAgctataagtatttttttctctctctcatttttaaaaTATCTTAACATCTTGTAAgttcttattcattttatgttttcttggcgtcttatgtcttgtttttttttctttcttttttatttatttacatcttttACATCTTAAACATTATTATCGAAATTTcacttttttaattctctctctctctctctctctctctctctctttttttataatcttaataatcattactttatattgatttttctttcttcatcttctcttgttCATTCTGTAACACATtgaaaattattatctttttgcttgtgcatttaccattattattatcattatccttacttttataattttcatttttattttttgttattatcatcgttattaccatctacattatcattatcatcattatttctgttattatcatcgttattatcatcatcattactattatcattatcatcattatcatatcattggtattataattgtcatctttatttctattactattatcattatcattatcaccatcattattgttatctttgttatcattatcattatcatcctttccatTGTTGTAGTGAATTTACCATTAAACACAACATTTGGTCGAAAATCCCATCAGTATAGCCAAGGTGCTGGTCTTTATTGCATGGCCTCCCGTGTATAATTTTTTAAAGAGGGTGTGGTCTATGTCGAGGGAGGTTGtgttccttcactttcttcttctcttatttatcttttttttttcattcttcttcatctaattaatcttattttcattcttctttatcttattaatcttatttttttattcttcttctcttatttatcttttttcattctcctttctctaattaatctaatttttttcattcttcttcatcttattaatcttattttttcattcttctttatcttattaatcttattttttcattcttctttatctaattaatcttattttttcattcttctttatcttattaatcttattttttcattcttctttatctaattaatcttattttttttcattcttctttatcttattaatcttattttttcattcttctttatctaattaatcttattttttttcattcttctttatcttattaatcttattttttcattcttctttatctaattaatcttattttttcattcttctttatctaattaatcttattttttcattcttctttatcttattaatcttatttttttcattcttcttcatctaattaatcttatttttttaattcttctttatcttattaatcttattttttcattcttctttatcttattaatcttattttttccttcttctttatcttattaatctcattttttcattcttctttatcttattaatcttattttttcattcttctttatcttattaatcttattttttccttcttctttatcttattaatctcattttttcattcttcttcatcttattaatcttattttttcattcttctttatcttagtaatcttattttttcattcttctttatcttattaatctcattttttcattcttctttatcttattaatcttattttttcattcttcttcatctaattaatcttattttttcattcttctttatcttattaatcttatttttttcattcttctttatctaattaatcttattttttcattcttctttatcttattaatcttatcttttcattcttctttgtcaaatcaatcttattttttcattcttcttcatctaattaatcttatttttttcattcttctttatcttattaatcttattttttcattcttctttatctaattaatcttattttttcattcttctttatcttattaatcttattttttcattcttcttcatctaattaatcttattttttcattcttctttatcttattaatcttattttttcattcttctttatcttattaatcttattttttcattcttctttatctaattaatcttattttttcattcttctttatcttatgaatcttattttttcattcttcttcatctaattaatcttatttttttcattcttctttatcttattaatcttatttcttcattcttctttatcttattaatcttattttttcattcttctttatcttattaatcttatttttttcattcttctttatcttattaatcttattttttcattcttctttatcttattaatcttattttttaattcttctttatcttattaatcttatttttttcatttttcttcatctaattaatcttattttttcattcttctttatcttattaatcttattttttcattcttctttatctaattaatcttattttttcattcttctttatcttaataatattatttattcattcttctttcttttgatgtTGGTTTATGTTGGGGTGATTTCAGTTGTGGATAAAAATAGTATGGTAATGTAAAGGGGAAATAGAAGCATTTTGAGtggttctttctctattttttccctctctatgtcgttctcggtctctctctgtctgtctgtctgtctgtctgtctgtctgtctgtctctctctctctctctctctctctctctctctctctctccctctctctctctctctctctctctctctctctctctctctctctctctctctctctctctgtgtgtgtgtgtgtgtgtgtgtatctctgtgagtgtatgtgtgtgtgtgtgtctgtctgtctctccctctgtctctacctccctcctccctgctctctctctctctctctctctctctctctctctctctctctctctctctctctctctctctctctctctctctctcttcttcttctcttcttctctctctctctctctctctctctctctctctctctctctctctctctctctctctctctctctctctctctctctctctcttctctctctttctctttctctttctccttctctctctcactcaccttctctctctctctctccctctctctccctccctctctccctctctccctctctctctctctttgtgtgtgtgtgtgggtgtgagtgtgtgtgtgtgtgtctgtctgtctctcctatctctctctctctctctctctctctctctctgtgtgtgtgtgtgtgtgtgtgtgtatgtgtgtgtgtgtttgcgtgtgtctgtatgtctctctctctctctctctttctctatcactcactctctctctctctcactctctgtctctctctctctctctctctctctctctctctctctctctctctctctctctctttctctctctctctctctctctctctctctctctctctctctcttctctctctctctctctctctctctctctctctctctctctctctctctctctctctctctctctctctctgtgtgtgtgtgtgtgtgtctgtgagtgagtgtgtttgtctctctgtctgtctgtctctccgtcagtctctctctcttctccccctcccccctctctctctctctctctctctctctctctctctctctctctctctctctctctctctctctctctctctctctctctctctctctctctctctctctctttctctctccctatctctgtctctctgtctctgtctgtctctctctctctctctctctttctctctttccgtcagaATTCCCCGCTACCTCTTCCTcagtttctccttcttcctcccttcccccctcctcctctttctgtctctgtctgtctgtctgactgtttgactccctcctcccctctcttcttctttctctatctctccctattccgcctccctcttcccctttatctttcttattctctgacTCTAacgcgaaagtaaaaaaaaaaaaaaaatgaaataaaagaaataaatatataaataaaaaaaataacaaaaaaataaaaagggagacagaaagaaattggATTACAGAAAAGGAATGGGTTTGCCgagtgggggaggcagggggagggtagaggggggggggggaaggtgaaaggagcgaaaggggaaggtaggaggggggaaggggaggggaggataggggtgcATGAGTACTCTAAGTGCTTACGTAAAATGAGTTGCTCATTAGCTGATTAATCCCCTGTT
This genomic interval carries:
- the LOC138860880 gene encoding uncharacterized protein, with protein sequence SSLPSSLPSSLPSSLPSSLPSSLPSSLPSSLPSSLPFSLPSSLPSSLPSSLPSSLPSSLPSSLPSSLPSSLPSSLPSSLPSSLPSSLPSSLPSSLPLPSSLPSPLPSSLPSSLPSPLPSSLPSSLPSSLPSSLPSSLPSSLPSSLPSSLPSSLPSSLPSSLPSSLPSSLPSFP